The following are encoded in a window of Microcaecilia unicolor chromosome 14, aMicUni1.1, whole genome shotgun sequence genomic DNA:
- the LOC115457110 gene encoding olfactory receptor 1444-like encodes MEKANSTTVTEFIILGFPEFPELQVPLFFLLLLIYLIILMGNLTIIIIVCLDPHLHTPMYFFLSNLSFFDISSTSVSLPKLLDILLRKAHHVSVNGCFTQMYFFTSLALMEFLILSVMAYDRYAAVCQPLHYHLIMNQKVCILMSTGIWILGFMLPVLYLIFIPRFSFCGSNEINHFFCDFLALLKLSCTSTSTVQGVAYILGGFISFSCFISTLMSYVYIITNILRIRSTEGRRKAFSTCSSHLTVVCLFYLTLICVYLRPPSMQSMGINKVVSILINTLIPIFNPFIYSLKNKDVKKALKKCF; translated from the coding sequence ATGGAAAAGGCTAATTCTACCACAGTGACAGAATTTATCATTTTGGGGTTTCCTGAATTTCCAGAGCTGCAGGTACCTCTCTTCTTCCTGCTTTTATTGATTTACCTGATCATCCTAATGGGGAATCTCACTATTATCATCATTGTGTGCCTGGACCCTCACCTGCACACCCCCATGTACTTTTTCCTCAGTAACTTGTCCTTCTTTGATATCTCTTCCACCTCAGTATCTCTTCCCAAACTGCTGGATATCCTTCTAAGGAAGGCTCATCATGTTTCTGTGAATGGGTGTTTTACACAAATGTATTTCTTTACGTCTCTGGCCCTTATGGaatttttaattctttcagtCATGGCTTATGACCGCTATGCTGCAGTTTGCCAGCCCCTGCATTACCATTTAATTATGAATCAGAAAGTCTGTATCCTGATGAGCACAGGAATTTGGATCTTAGGGTTTATGCTACCTGTATTGTATCTTATTTTTATCCCTCGATTCTCTTTTTGTGGCTCCAATGAGATTAATCATTTCTTCTGTGATTTCTTAGCATTGCTAAAACTTTCTTGCACCAGCACCTCAACTGTTCAAGGTGTAGCTTATATTTTGGGGGGGTTCATAAGTTTCTCCTGTTTTATCTCAACCCTCATGTCTTATGTCTACATCATCACCAACATCCTGAGGATCCGTTCCACAGAGGGGAGACGtaaagccttctccacctgctcctcccacctCACGGTTGTATGTCTGTTCTATCTGACTTTGATATGTGTGTATCTTAGACCACCGTCCATGCAATCAATGGGTATAAATAaagttgtttctatattaattaaTACTTTAATTCCAATCTTTAACCCTTTTATTTATAGCCTAAAAAACAAGGATGTAAAAAAAGCCCTTAAAAAATGTTTCTGA
- the LOC115457109 gene encoding olfactory receptor-like protein OLF1: protein MRKLMEKANFTTVTEFIILGFPEFPELQIPLFFLLLLIYLIILMGNLTIIIIVCLDPHLHTPMYFFLSNLSFLDISCTSVSLPKLLDIILRKAHRVSMTGCFTQMYFFLALACTEILILSVMAYDRYVAVCQPLSYYLVMNQKVCILMSTGTWIIGFMLPVMYLIFIPQFSFCGSNEINHFFCDFLALLKLSCTNTSTVQGVAYILGGSISFSCFISTLMSYVYIITNILRIRSTEGRRKAFSTCSSHLTVVCLFYLTMICMYLRPPSMQSMGINKVLSILINTLIPIVNPFIYSLKNKDVKKALKKCF from the coding sequence ATGCGGAAACTAATGGAAAAAGCTAATTTTACCACAGTGACAGAATTTATCATTTTGGGGTTTCCTGAATTTCCAGAGCTGCAGATTCCTCTCTTCTTCCTGCTTTTATTGATTTACCTGATCATCCTAATGGGGAATCTCACTATTATCATCATTGTGTGCCTGGACCCTCACCTGCACACCCCCATGTACTTTTTCCTGAGTAACTTGTCATTTCTTGATATCTCTTGCACCTCCGTTTCTCTTCCCAAGCTGCTGGATATCATTCTAAGAAAGGCTCATCGGGTTTCTATGACTGGGTGTTTTacacaaatgtatttttttcttgcTCTGGCTTGCACAGAAATTTTAATTCTATCAGTCATGGCTTATGACCGATATGTTGCTGTATGTCAACCCTTGTCTTACTATTTGGTTATGAATCAGAAAGTCTGTATCCTGATGAGCACAGGAACTTGGATCATAGGGTTTATGCTACCTGTAATGTATCTTATATTTatccctcagttttctttttgtgGCTCCAATGAGATTAATCATTTCTTCTGTGATTTCTTAGCATTGCTAAAACTTTCTTGCACCAACACCTCAACTGTTCAAGGTGTAGCTTATATTTTGGGGGGGTCCATAAGTTTCTCCTGTTTTATCTCAACCCTCATGTCTTATGTCTACATCATCACCAACATCCTGAGGATCCGTTCCACAGAGGGGAGACGTAAAGCATTTTCCACTTGCTCCTCCCACCTCACGGTTGTATGTCTGTTCTATCTGACTATGATATGTATGTATCTTAGACCACCGTCCATGCAATCAATGGGTATAAATAAAGTTCTTTCTATATTAATTAATACTTTAATTCCAATCGTTAACCCTTTTATTTATAGCCTAAAAAACAAGGATGTAAAAAAAGCCCTTAAAAAATGTTTCTGA